In one window of Syngnathus scovelli strain Florida chromosome 20, RoL_Ssco_1.2, whole genome shotgun sequence DNA:
- the fbxo16 gene encoding F-box only protein 16, giving the protein MGTCKPCTGEVRRRRRVIGRWMLKPWKEAGRSNIVFRCWIYYLLPEMLMNKKMPHAARSSASPARMQTKMSAWTPLNHSLSNSKVFEERRSLLGKWFERWSDRQRRLVLHDFIKGCSKEQLRFIDLSVSRQLPPQAADFTCMLPRALCLYIFSFLDPRSLCRCARVSWHWKSIVDLDQLWMPKCVKLGWFLSFSPTVFEQGVWKRHYINTVKEMLLNAPIKRSQQQAAVQDVARISSRHEDMSQGISLSEELEESNVAATFSRLKNDKHPTVLPPWRDSDRRPKDIIRFNYLDNLDPVAQASAMQMKSRATTGSSKTEKPDDRRQKMISEATYKLRKAKSLMFLASNSRSHQALLPPPLGPSLAPPTQFRPHWASHTHNYPATNEAAEFMLRQAQWNAGKRPGPVRTAVPRLSMEALRASLRSNRSIPSARLFDMPPWTLPVSLTQYVD; this is encoded by the exons ATGGGGACATGTAAACCATGCACAGGAGAAGTGAGAAGACGGAGGAGAGTTATAGGTAGATGGATGTTGAAGCCATGGAAAGAAGCCGGGAGAAGTAACATCGTGTTTAGATGTTGGATTTATTACCTCCTTCCTGAAATGTTG ATGAACAAGAAGATGCCGCACGCAGCGAGATCCTCTGCAAGTCCTGCGAGAATGCAAACCAAGATGAGCGCCTGGACACCCCTGAACCACTCGCTGTCCAACAGCAAG GTTTTTGAGGAGAGACGAAGCCTTCTGGGAAAATGG TTTGAAAGGTGGTCTGACAGGCAGAGGAGGTTGGTGCTGCACGATTTCATCAAGGGCTGCTCTAAAGAGCAGCTTCGCTTTATCGACCTCTCCGTGAGTCGACAGCTTCCCCCACAGGCTGCTGACTTCACGTGCATGCTCCCGAGAGCACTCTGTCTTTATATCTTCTCCTTTTTGGACCCACGTAGCCTCTGTCGATGTGCACGG GTGAGCTGGCATTGGAAAAGCATCGTGGATCTGGACCAGCTGTGGATGCCCAAGTGTGTGAAACTTGGCTGGTTCCTCAGTTTCTCACCTACAGTGTTTGAGCAAGGTGTGTGGAAGAGACACTACATCAACACTGTGAAAGAAATGCTGCTCAATGCACCAATCAAAAGGTCCCAGCAGCAGGCAGCCGTTCAAGATGTTGCAAGAATCAGTAGCAGACATGAGGACATGTCACAAGGGATCTCCCTAAGTGAGGAGCTTGAAGAATCCAATGTTGCAGCAACGTTCAGCAGGTTAAAAAATGACAAGCATCCAACTGTGCTTCCACCTTGGAGAGACTCAGACAGACGTCCCAAAGACATCATCCGCTTTAACTACCTGGACAACTTGGACCCTGTCGCACAAGCCAGCGCAAT GCAGATGAAGAGCAGAGCAACCACGGGTAGCAGTAAAACAGAGAAGCCGGATGACAGGAGACAGAAAATGATCTCCGAAGCCACTTACAAACTACGTAAAGCTAAATCACTG ATGTTCCTCGCTTCAAACAGCAGATCCCACCAGGCTCTTCTTCCGCCTCCTCTGGGTCCTTCTTTGGCTCCTCCGACCCAATTTCGGCCCCACTGGGCATCTCACACTCATAACTACCCTGCGACCAACGAGGCGGCAGAATTCATGTTGCGACAGGCCCAGTGGAATGCCGGGAAGCGTCCTGGTCCAGTGAGGACAGCGGTACCCAGGCTAAGCATGGAAGCGCTCAGGGCATCCCTGCGGTCCAACAGGAGCATTCCCA GTGCTCGGCTGTTTGACATGCCACCCTGGACTCTCCCTGTGTCACTCACACAATATGTGGACTGA
- the fam49a gene encoding CYFIP-related Rac1 interactor A isoform X1: protein MGNLLKVLTCTELEQGPNFFLDFENAQPTEAECEVWNQVNAVLQDSESILSGLQAYKGAGQEIRDAIQNPSDFMLQERAWNSVCPLVIKLKKFYCFSLRLEEALKSLLESLTCPPCTPTQHLEKEQALAKQFAEILHFTLRFDELKMRIPAIQNDFSYYRRTISRNRINNMNLDIENEVNNEMANRMSLFYAEATPMLKTLSNATTNFVTENKTLPLENTTDCLSTMASVCKVMLETPEYSSRFSSEDTLLFCMRVMVGVIILYDHVHPNGAFNKSSKIDMKGCIKVLKDQPADNVEGLLNALKFTTKHLNDESTPKNIRTMLQ, encoded by the exons aTGCGCAACCCACAGAAGCAGAGTGTGAAGTCTGGAACCAGGTGAACGCTGTCCTTCAGGACTCGGAAAGCATCCTGTCAGGTCTACAGGCGTACAAAGGAGCTGGTCAGGAGATCAGAGAT GCAATTCAAAACCCAAGTGACTTCATGCTCCAGGAGCGCGCCTGGAACTCCGTGTGCCCTCTTGTTATCAAACTCAAGAAGTTCTACTGTTTCTCTTTGAGACTAG AGGAGGCTCTAAAGAGTTTGTTGGAGTCCCTGACATGTCCACCCTGCACGCCCACTCAGCACCTGGAGAAGGAACAAGCTCTGGCCAAACAATTTGCGGAAATCCTCCACTTCACTTTACGCTTTGATGAGCTCAAG ATGAGAATTCCCGCCATCCAGAATGACTTCAGCTACTACAGAAGAACCATCAGCCGAAACCGGATAAACAACATGAAT CTGGATATTGAAAATGAAGTTAATAACGAGATGGCCAATAGGATGTCTCTGTTTTACGCTGAGGCCACGCCGATGCTAAAAACACTCAGCAACGCAACCACAAATTTTGTGACTGAG AACAAAACTCTTCCACTGGAGAACACGACGGACTGTCTGAGCACCATGGCCAGCGTCTGTAAAGTCATGTTGGAGACGCC GGAATATTCAAGTCGTTTCAGCAGCGAGGACACTCTCCTATTCTGCATGAGGGTCATGGTCGGCGTCATCATTCTCTATGACCACGTTCACCCCAACGGTGCCTTCAACAAGTCCTCCAAGATCGAC ATGAAAGGCTGCATAAAAGTGCTGAAGGACCAGCCTGCAGACAACGTCGAAGGCTTGCTGAATGCTCTCAA ATTCACCACAAAACACCTGAATGACGAGTCCACTCCAAAAAACATCCGGACGATGCTCCAGTAA
- the fam49a gene encoding CYFIP-related Rac1 interactor A isoform X2, which yields MGNLLKVLTREIENYPHFFLDFENAQPTEAECEVWNQVNAVLQDSESILSGLQAYKGAGQEIRDAIQNPSDFMLQERAWNSVCPLVIKLKKFYCFSLRLEEALKSLLESLTCPPCTPTQHLEKEQALAKQFAEILHFTLRFDELKMRIPAIQNDFSYYRRTISRNRINNMNLDIENEVNNEMANRMSLFYAEATPMLKTLSNATTNFVTENKTLPLENTTDCLSTMASVCKVMLETPEYSSRFSSEDTLLFCMRVMVGVIILYDHVHPNGAFNKSSKIDMKGCIKVLKDQPADNVEGLLNALKFTTKHLNDESTPKNIRTMLQ from the exons aTGCGCAACCCACAGAAGCAGAGTGTGAAGTCTGGAACCAGGTGAACGCTGTCCTTCAGGACTCGGAAAGCATCCTGTCAGGTCTACAGGCGTACAAAGGAGCTGGTCAGGAGATCAGAGAT GCAATTCAAAACCCAAGTGACTTCATGCTCCAGGAGCGCGCCTGGAACTCCGTGTGCCCTCTTGTTATCAAACTCAAGAAGTTCTACTGTTTCTCTTTGAGACTAG AGGAGGCTCTAAAGAGTTTGTTGGAGTCCCTGACATGTCCACCCTGCACGCCCACTCAGCACCTGGAGAAGGAACAAGCTCTGGCCAAACAATTTGCGGAAATCCTCCACTTCACTTTACGCTTTGATGAGCTCAAG ATGAGAATTCCCGCCATCCAGAATGACTTCAGCTACTACAGAAGAACCATCAGCCGAAACCGGATAAACAACATGAAT CTGGATATTGAAAATGAAGTTAATAACGAGATGGCCAATAGGATGTCTCTGTTTTACGCTGAGGCCACGCCGATGCTAAAAACACTCAGCAACGCAACCACAAATTTTGTGACTGAG AACAAAACTCTTCCACTGGAGAACACGACGGACTGTCTGAGCACCATGGCCAGCGTCTGTAAAGTCATGTTGGAGACGCC GGAATATTCAAGTCGTTTCAGCAGCGAGGACACTCTCCTATTCTGCATGAGGGTCATGGTCGGCGTCATCATTCTCTATGACCACGTTCACCCCAACGGTGCCTTCAACAAGTCCTCCAAGATCGAC ATGAAAGGCTGCATAAAAGTGCTGAAGGACCAGCCTGCAGACAACGTCGAAGGCTTGCTGAATGCTCTCAA ATTCACCACAAAACACCTGAATGACGAGTCCACTCCAAAAAACATCCGGACGATGCTCCAGTAA